One Sphingobacteruim zhuxiongii DNA window includes the following coding sequences:
- a CDS encoding ABC transporter ATP-binding protein has translation MTISQLFKKITPFTKPYKNLIFYTLILTVIGSFAAQVNAFILKYTVDSISELLVNKTPLRMGLHLLGIISAILLSKEIIYSIVQFGQKFYGEKLRIMIARDFSQAIVDKILTYKMAFYTSSVNESGKLQTRIDAGISSLTRLVQNFFIDILPLFANAIIALVCMFIANVYVGLVGLIIIPIYFYISQLQAQRLSGFRRNMRKYRENKNNQIINLIDSITVIKSFVREDLEAKRHQEIQYEMTENQMATRKTSFIFDSIKSFIEQIGVVIVIILTAYFVLNEQMSIGAIMFHIMLFNNVSAPIRQLHRIYDEVNDALIYSESFFEILEDEGQKEPSGSYKPASIKGLIEIKNINFTYPNGHRAITDVSMTIRPNQNTALVGLSGAGKSTIINLLDKFYEPDSGQILLDGVDLKEYDTDFLREHVGLVLQRNHIFKGSIADNIRYGKTEATLDDVIEAAKKVYIHEQIMELANGYESEAHLLSGGQQQRIAIARMFLKNPAIIFLDEPTANLDAIATEQIKNSLDAIKVGRTVIIVSHSISQIIDSEHIVVMEKGRVVEDGTHEELFDRHGTYHKIFSAMANSLNIHKITESLKED, from the coding sequence ATGACCATATCGCAGTTATTCAAGAAAATCACGCCATTTACTAAACCTTATAAGAATCTAATTTTCTATACCCTGATCCTAACTGTTATAGGATCTTTCGCCGCACAGGTAAACGCATTTATCTTAAAATATACGGTGGATTCCATTTCGGAGCTGCTCGTCAATAAGACACCCTTGCGCATGGGGTTACATCTGCTCGGCATTATCTCTGCGATCTTATTAAGTAAGGAAATTATCTATTCCATTGTACAGTTTGGGCAGAAGTTCTACGGCGAGAAATTAAGGATTATGATTGCGCGCGACTTTTCTCAAGCCATTGTCGACAAGATACTTACCTATAAAATGGCGTTCTACACGTCTAGTGTCAACGAATCTGGAAAGCTGCAAACGCGTATTGATGCCGGAATAAGCTCCCTAACACGATTAGTACAAAACTTTTTTATCGATATTCTTCCCTTATTTGCCAATGCGATTATCGCATTGGTCTGTATGTTTATCGCGAACGTTTATGTCGGACTCGTCGGGCTAATCATTATCCCCATCTATTTTTATATCTCTCAACTTCAGGCACAACGACTTTCGGGCTTTCGAAGAAATATGCGAAAATACAGGGAGAACAAGAATAATCAGATTATTAATTTAATCGATTCCATTACGGTGATTAAATCCTTTGTCCGGGAAGATTTGGAAGCCAAGCGGCATCAGGAGATCCAGTACGAAATGACGGAGAATCAAATGGCGACTCGAAAAACTAGCTTTATATTCGATAGTATTAAGAGCTTTATTGAACAGATCGGGGTCGTAATTGTGATTATCTTGACTGCCTATTTCGTTTTAAATGAACAAATGTCAATCGGGGCAATCATGTTTCATATCATGCTCTTCAATAATGTCTCCGCACCAATTAGACAGTTACATCGTATTTACGATGAGGTGAACGATGCATTAATCTATTCGGAGAGCTTTTTCGAAATTTTAGAAGATGAGGGACAGAAAGAGCCGAGTGGTAGTTACAAACCCGCCTCGATTAAAGGATTAATAGAAATAAAGAATATCAATTTTACCTATCCCAATGGCCATCGCGCCATAACCGATGTGAGTATGACCATCCGCCCTAATCAAAATACGGCGTTAGTAGGACTTTCTGGCGCAGGGAAAAGTACCATCATCAATCTTCTGGATAAATTCTACGAACCCGATAGCGGACAAATTCTATTAGACGGTGTTGATCTGAAGGAATATGATACTGATTTTTTGAGAGAGCATGTTGGCCTTGTATTGCAGCGCAACCATATATTCAAAGGTAGTATTGCTGACAATATTCGCTATGGAAAGACGGAAGCGACGCTTGATGATGTGATCGAGGCGGCAAAGAAAGTCTATATACATGAGCAAATTATGGAATTGGCAAACGGCTATGAATCGGAGGCTCATCTACTGTCGGGCGGGCAGCAGCAGCGGATTGCAATTGCACGCATGTTCTTAAAGAACCCGGCTATCATCTTCTTAGATGAACCGACGGCAAATTTGGACGCCATCGCAACCGAACAAATAAAAAACAGCTTAGACGCCATTAAAGTCGGTCGTACAGTGATTATTGTTTCCCATAGCATCTCCCAGATTATTGACTCCGAACATATCGTCGTCATGGAGAAGGGGCGAGTTGTGGAGGATGGTACACACGAGGAATTATTTGATCGGCATGGAACCTATCATAAGATATTTAGCGCTATGGCAAATAGTTTAAACATCCACAAAATTACCGAATCATTGAAAGAAGATTGA
- a CDS encoding polysaccharide deacetylase family protein, with translation MLKKKLLITLSVCILVGVFYSCNQIVGSTADKKGGKESGSLVEEIEQLVQQDTSYLMDKLDSLNRNLIVFPAVDSSNKIEPKQAKRNLRDSIYRELNKKDKHIYLTFDDGPLIGSRAIDSIATAKDTKVSAFLVGKHANMSKRLKNDFERYAKNPLVECYNHSYTHAGNKFHAFYSNPDLALADFDKCEEALSLKHKIVRMPGRNIWLFDDVRRVDLTSGSQTADLLGTKGYSIYGWDVEWKIHGLSGNPVQSVNEIYTRIRTMLGNKSTLKPNNVVLLMHDDMFQNKKGQQLLVALIDSLKKHKDYHFEFISTYPHKY, from the coding sequence ATGTTGAAAAAGAAATTGCTCATTACACTATCTGTTTGTATCCTTGTCGGAGTCTTTTATTCTTGTAATCAAATTGTCGGTTCAACTGCAGATAAAAAAGGAGGGAAGGAGTCCGGATCTTTAGTTGAAGAAATTGAGCAGCTCGTTCAGCAGGACACCAGTTACTTAATGGATAAATTGGACTCCTTAAACCGAAATCTGATTGTTTTTCCAGCTGTAGATTCTTCGAACAAGATTGAGCCTAAGCAAGCGAAGCGTAATCTTCGGGATTCTATTTATCGCGAATTAAACAAAAAAGATAAGCACATTTATTTAACCTTTGATGATGGGCCTTTAATAGGGTCTCGCGCTATTGATTCTATAGCTACAGCAAAAGACACCAAAGTAAGTGCCTTTTTAGTTGGCAAGCATGCCAATATGAGTAAACGTTTAAAGAATGATTTTGAACGTTATGCAAAGAATCCATTAGTCGAATGTTATAATCACAGCTATACCCATGCTGGAAATAAGTTTCATGCCTTCTATAGTAATCCAGATTTAGCACTTGCAGATTTTGATAAATGTGAGGAAGCCCTGTCTTTGAAACACAAGATTGTACGTATGCCGGGGCGTAACATTTGGTTATTCGACGATGTTAGACGTGTTGATTTGACTAGTGGAAGCCAAACCGCTGACCTACTTGGAACAAAGGGATACAGTATATATGGCTGGGATGTCGAGTGGAAAATACATGGACTTTCCGGTAACCCTGTTCAGTCTGTCAATGAGATATACACACGTATTCGTACCATGCTTGGCAATAAATCTACCCTGAAACCAAATAATGTCGTTTTACTGATGCATGATGATATGTTTCAGAATAAAAAAGGGCAGCAGTTATTGGTAGCTTTAATTGATAGCCTGAAGAAACATAAGGATTATCACTTCGAATTTATCTCAACATATCCGCATAAATATTAG
- a CDS encoding DUF4126 domain-containing protein, with protein MSEFLPYLLSLFVGIGLAAATGFRVFLPIFILSLGTFMGWIPANDSFAWIGTLPAVLGAGIATLVEILAYYIPFVDNLLDTISVPLATLAGSLLFASQFTEVNDWTQWSLALIAGGGTAATISSALAGTRAASSGTTGGVGNPIISTVETVGSTIMSVFAIFLPILAAVLVLLILFFIVRYGKKIWQKLRPKRQELG; from the coding sequence ATGTCTGAATTTCTACCCTACCTCCTCTCTTTGTTTGTCGGCATTGGTTTGGCGGCTGCTACAGGCTTTCGGGTTTTCCTACCGATATTTATCTTAAGCTTAGGAACGTTTATGGGATGGATTCCGGCGAATGATAGCTTTGCTTGGATTGGTACACTTCCGGCTGTTCTAGGTGCTGGCATTGCGACTTTGGTGGAGATATTAGCCTATTACATCCCCTTTGTGGATAATCTATTGGACACGATCTCAGTGCCTCTAGCTACCCTTGCAGGTTCCCTATTATTTGCGTCTCAGTTTACAGAAGTGAATGATTGGACACAATGGTCCTTAGCATTAATCGCTGGTGGAGGAACGGCAGCTACAATCAGCTCGGCATTAGCAGGTACTCGGGCGGCATCGTCTGGGACAACAGGTGGCGTCGGAAATCCCATTATATCGACAGTTGAAACCGTAGGCTCAACGATTATGAGTGTTTTCGCCATCTTCCTACCAATTCTTGCCGCCGTCCTAGTTTTGCTAATTCTCTTTTTTATCGTACGGTACGGTAAAAAAATATGGCAAAAGCTCAGACCGAAGAGACAAGAGCTCGGCTAG
- a CDS encoding 1-acyl-sn-glycerol-3-phosphate acyltransferase, with amino-acid sequence MFYPLLRSFVKFGLNWYVADWQLKNLANASLHHPTIVVCNHPNSFFDALVLAVHSPKETRFLVRGDIFKKQWANWALRNLFMIPIYKKSDDPDFEVMNAFTYDECAKWLKSSENIVIFPEGVSRNTHRLRPFMPSGFSALVKRAISMDIPVQIQPYVINYSSFNAIPKAVALTALSPIDSTDYIQESEVDTSKILTLMREEMDSELAGIPITPTPDYAKNREWMKYPAKAGYYTHHWLYKLLKAQVEKKTSGTIFYDSLMFAALLFGYPLLILILSLLIGNLIGFWTGLLIFTILPFLSYCWVQYEPIRVHDESDTFKDNKLN; translated from the coding sequence ATGTTTTATCCACTTCTTCGTTCCTTTGTAAAATTCGGATTAAACTGGTATGTCGCGGATTGGCAATTAAAGAATCTCGCCAACGCAAGCCTTCATCATCCGACGATTGTCGTATGCAATCACCCTAATTCATTCTTTGATGCTTTGGTCTTAGCAGTGCATAGTCCTAAGGAAACGCGCTTCTTGGTGCGTGGAGATATTTTTAAAAAGCAATGGGCAAATTGGGCGTTGCGGAATTTATTTATGATTCCAATTTACAAGAAGTCTGACGATCCTGATTTCGAAGTGATGAATGCTTTTACCTATGATGAATGTGCAAAATGGTTAAAGTCGTCTGAAAACATTGTTATTTTTCCAGAGGGTGTATCTCGAAATACGCATCGCTTGCGCCCATTTATGCCGTCTGGTTTTTCGGCCTTGGTGAAACGTGCGATTAGCATGGATATCCCCGTACAAATACAACCCTATGTGATCAATTACAGTTCCTTCAACGCTATTCCTAAAGCAGTAGCATTAACGGCGCTAAGTCCGATCGATAGCACAGACTACATCCAAGAATCTGAGGTTGATACTTCCAAAATACTAACATTGATGCGTGAAGAAATGGACTCCGAATTAGCGGGAATACCAATTACGCCGACACCAGATTACGCAAAGAATAGGGAATGGATGAAATACCCAGCAAAAGCAGGATATTATACCCACCATTGGTTATATAAGTTGCTGAAAGCTCAAGTTGAAAAGAAGACATCCGGAACAATTTTCTACGATTCGCTGATGTTTGCTGCACTGTTGTTTGGCTATCCACTGCTAATTTTAATCCTCAGTCTGCTCATTGGAAACCTAATTGGATTTTGGACAGGCCTATTAATTTTTACCATTCTACCGTTTCTATCCTATTGCTGGGTGCAATACGAACCCATTCGTGTACATGACGAATCGGATACCTTTAAAGATAATAAACTGAACTAG